The following proteins are co-located in the Paludibaculum fermentans genome:
- a CDS encoding two-component system sensor histidine kinase NtrB, with protein MKSGARSGLSVNWNALRIVIIYLLVAGLWILTSDEAAVYLFPGKDLWLRISVYKGLFFVLVTSLLLYVLLRRTFASMERSRQALEKSERLFAAFMDHLPVGVFLKCGDGTYIFANEFWKRSFSPDSTLEGARASDLFPAETALAFQRDDKATLEDGRVRERNFVLTLSGKPTEWMVKKFPVLLDGGETRRVGGVAMEITERRRLEEQLRQAAKMEAVGQLAGGIAHDFNNLLTVINGYAELVQMRQADAGVAAEEIRKAGERAAALTRQLLAFSRRQILKPEIVNLNSIIGGLESMLRRLIGAHITLSAQLDPNLKPVVADPSQVEQVIINMAVNARDAMPMGGTSRSPPITSKSRHRPTVSALVCRTATTSC; from the coding sequence ATGAAAAGCGGAGCGCGCTCTGGTTTGTCCGTGAACTGGAACGCGCTCCGCATCGTTATCATCTACCTTCTGGTCGCCGGCCTCTGGATTCTTACTTCAGATGAGGCGGCTGTCTACCTCTTCCCCGGAAAAGACCTCTGGCTCAGGATCAGTGTTTACAAAGGCCTGTTCTTCGTCCTCGTGACCAGCCTGCTGCTCTACGTACTGCTGCGGCGCACTTTCGCCAGTATGGAGCGGTCGCGGCAGGCGCTGGAGAAGTCTGAGCGGCTCTTCGCCGCCTTCATGGATCACCTGCCCGTCGGGGTCTTCTTAAAGTGCGGCGACGGCACGTACATCTTCGCCAACGAGTTTTGGAAACGAAGTTTTTCTCCGGATAGCACTTTGGAAGGCGCTCGCGCTTCCGACCTCTTCCCGGCCGAGACGGCCCTGGCCTTCCAGCGTGACGACAAGGCCACACTCGAGGACGGCCGTGTCAGGGAACGCAACTTCGTACTCACATTAAGTGGCAAACCCACCGAGTGGATGGTCAAGAAGTTCCCGGTCCTCCTGGACGGCGGCGAAACCCGCAGGGTGGGCGGCGTGGCCATGGAAATCACTGAACGGCGCAGGTTGGAGGAGCAGCTCCGCCAGGCGGCCAAGATGGAAGCCGTTGGCCAGCTCGCCGGCGGCATCGCTCACGATTTCAACAACCTGCTGACCGTCATCAACGGCTACGCTGAGCTGGTCCAGATGCGGCAGGCCGATGCGGGTGTGGCTGCCGAGGAGATCCGCAAGGCCGGTGAACGCGCGGCCGCCCTCACCCGCCAGTTGCTCGCCTTCAGCCGCCGCCAGATCCTCAAGCCGGAAATCGTCAATCTCAATTCGATCATTGGCGGCCTGGAGTCCATGCTCCGGCGCCTCATCGGCGCCCACATCACTCTATCCGCCCAACTCGATCCCAATCTGAAGCCCGTTGTGGCCGACCCCAGCCAGGTGGAGCAGGTGATCATCAACATGGCGGTGAATGCCCGCGATGCCATGCCCATGGGGGGCACATCGCGCTCGCCACCGATCACGTCCAAGTCTCGACACAGGCCGACCGTGAGCGCCTTGGTCTGCAGGACGGCGACTACGTCCTGTTGA
- a CDS encoding response regulator, with product MQDGDYVLLTISDTGEGMDEETQRRVFEPFFTTKEVGRGTGLGLSMVYGIVKQSQGTVQVESQPGAGATFRVYLPAASEAPPPPPPGENQSLYGSETLLLIEDDESVRDLLAGMLRQRGYRVLQARDCDDALQALASAPGSVDLVISDVIMPGINGPEAARRLRAIEPGLRIMFVTGYSSEDLELRGLQDQGSVTLEKPFDLDTLSRAVRQSLVRS from the coding sequence CTGCAGGACGGCGACTACGTCCTGTTGACCATCTCCGATACCGGCGAAGGCATGGACGAAGAGACGCAGCGCCGCGTCTTCGAACCCTTCTTCACCACCAAGGAGGTGGGCCGCGGCACCGGGCTCGGCTTGTCCATGGTCTATGGCATCGTCAAGCAGAGCCAGGGCACAGTCCAGGTGGAAAGCCAGCCCGGCGCCGGGGCCACCTTCCGGGTCTACCTGCCTGCGGCCAGTGAAGCGCCCCCGCCTCCGCCGCCCGGCGAAAACCAGTCGCTCTACGGCTCGGAGACTCTTCTGCTCATTGAGGACGACGAGAGCGTACGGGACTTGCTCGCCGGCATGCTGCGCCAGCGCGGCTACCGCGTGCTGCAGGCGCGCGATTGCGATGACGCGCTACAGGCCTTAGCCTCCGCGCCCGGTTCGGTCGACCTGGTCATCAGCGATGTCATCATGCCCGGCATCAACGGCCCCGAGGCCGCCCGCCGCCTCCGCGCCATCGAGCCTGGCCTGCGCATCATGTTCGTCACCGGCTACTCTTCGGAAGATCTGGAGCTCCGCGGCCTGCAGGATCAGGGCAGCGTCACTCTCGAGAAGCCCTTCGATCTGGATACCCTGTCCCGCGCCGTTCGCCAAAGCCTGGTTCGAAGCTGA
- the nifJ gene encoding pyruvate:ferredoxin (flavodoxin) oxidoreductase: protein MPRIKVTLDGNEAAAYVAHKTNEVIAIYPITPSSPMGEWSDQWSSEGKPNIWGAVPTVIEMQSEGGASGAVHGALQGGALTTTFTSSQGLLLMIPNMYKIAGELTSTVMHVAARSLAAQGLSIFGDHQDVMSVRATGWAMLAANSVQEVMDMALVAQAATLESRIPFIHFFDGFRTSHEVAKVEQLTVDDMKAMLPSNLIQAHRARALSPDRPVIRGTAQNPDVYFQARETVNPYYVATPAIVQKAMDRFAEVVGRKYKLFEYEGAPDAERVVILMGSGAEAAHETVEELVKRGEKVGILKVRLYRPFSMEHFLAALPATTKSITVLDRTKEPGGPGEPLYLDVITALSEAQAAGTLPFATMPKVIGGRYGLSSKEFTPAMVKAAFDEGGKAKSINHFVLGIKDDVSNNSLEYDTEFSTEDPKTVRALFYGLGADGTVGANKNSVKIIGEDTDNYAQGYFVYDSKKSGSITVSHLRFGPRPIRSTYLISRANFIACHQFSFLERLDMLKWAEPGATFLLNAPVGALEIWGLLPRPVQKDIIEKKIKFYVIDAYEVAKATGMGSRINTVMQTCFFAISGVLPREEAIAQIKKAIVKTYGKRGESVVQKNFAAVDQSLANLHQVEVPAEISSTQMLRPSVPSQAPEFVRDVLGMMISGDGDSLPVSAMPIDGTYPSGTAQWEKRNIALEIPVWDENLCIQCGKCVLVCPHATIRAKIYDKSALEGAPSTFKSVPARWKDYKESGYTLQVAPEDCTGCGLCVEACPAKSKTEVKHRAINMTAQPALRESEAASWDFFLGLPEFDRTKLSQGQVKDLQIFQPLFEFSGACSGCGETPYVKLLTQLFGDRTMIANATGCSSIYGGNLPTTPYTFNNEGRGPAWSNSLFEDNAEFGLGMRMAVDQQVIYAKELVNRFAVKLGENLVKELLEADQATEAGIFAQRERVLALKGRVQELLSAGANGSGNALRDLLGVADALVKKSVWILGGDGWAYDIGYGGLDHVLASGKNVNILVLDTEVYSNTGGQCSKSTPRGAVAKFAAGGKPSGKKDLAMMAVAYGNCYVARVAMGSSDMQTVKAFIEAEKWDGPSIIIAYSHCIAHGYDLKFGLEQQKLAVQTGHWPMFRYNPALALDGKNPFVLDCKAPSLPLDKYIYNETRYTMLVHSKPDDARRLLAEAQADVMNRWRIYEQMAAMPGAETKTTEGGK, encoded by the coding sequence ATGCCCAGAATCAAAGTTACCCTGGACGGGAACGAAGCGGCCGCGTACGTCGCGCACAAAACAAACGAAGTTATCGCCATTTATCCGATTACGCCCTCTTCGCCGATGGGCGAATGGTCGGATCAATGGTCATCGGAAGGCAAGCCCAACATTTGGGGCGCCGTCCCCACAGTTATTGAGATGCAGAGTGAAGGCGGCGCGTCGGGCGCGGTGCATGGCGCTCTGCAAGGTGGTGCTCTGACGACGACGTTTACCTCGTCGCAAGGCCTGCTGCTCATGATCCCGAACATGTACAAGATCGCGGGTGAGCTCACCTCGACGGTCATGCATGTTGCGGCGCGCAGCCTGGCAGCGCAGGGCCTCTCGATCTTTGGCGACCATCAGGACGTGATGAGCGTCCGCGCCACTGGTTGGGCCATGCTGGCGGCCAACTCGGTGCAGGAAGTAATGGACATGGCGTTGGTTGCCCAAGCGGCGACGCTGGAATCGCGCATCCCGTTCATCCACTTCTTTGACGGTTTCCGCACCTCGCACGAAGTGGCAAAGGTGGAGCAACTGACGGTCGACGACATGAAGGCGATGCTGCCGTCGAACCTGATCCAGGCCCACCGCGCGCGCGCTTTGTCGCCTGACCGGCCGGTCATCCGCGGCACGGCCCAGAATCCTGACGTCTACTTCCAGGCTCGCGAGACGGTGAATCCGTACTACGTGGCGACGCCGGCCATCGTGCAGAAGGCGATGGACCGCTTCGCCGAGGTGGTCGGCCGCAAGTACAAGCTGTTCGAATATGAAGGCGCACCGGACGCCGAGCGCGTTGTGATCCTGATGGGATCCGGCGCCGAGGCGGCCCACGAGACAGTGGAAGAACTGGTGAAGCGCGGCGAGAAGGTGGGCATCCTGAAGGTCCGGCTCTACCGGCCATTCTCGATGGAGCACTTCCTGGCAGCCCTGCCCGCGACGACGAAGTCGATCACGGTGCTCGACCGCACGAAGGAACCGGGCGGCCCTGGCGAGCCGCTGTATCTCGATGTCATCACTGCCCTGAGCGAGGCCCAGGCGGCCGGCACGCTGCCATTCGCAACGATGCCGAAGGTGATTGGCGGGCGCTACGGCCTGTCGTCGAAAGAGTTCACGCCGGCGATGGTCAAAGCGGCCTTCGACGAAGGCGGCAAGGCGAAGTCGATCAACCACTTCGTGCTGGGCATCAAGGACGACGTTTCGAACAATTCGCTGGAATACGACACTGAGTTCTCGACCGAAGACCCCAAGACGGTTCGGGCCCTGTTCTACGGACTGGGCGCCGACGGCACGGTGGGCGCGAACAAGAACAGCGTCAAGATCATCGGCGAAGACACGGACAACTACGCGCAGGGCTACTTCGTATACGACTCGAAGAAGTCGGGTTCAATCACGGTGTCGCACCTGCGGTTTGGGCCGCGGCCGATCCGCAGCACATACCTGATTTCGCGCGCCAACTTCATCGCCTGCCACCAGTTCTCGTTCCTTGAGCGGCTGGACATGCTGAAGTGGGCGGAGCCGGGCGCCACGTTCCTGCTGAACGCTCCGGTGGGGGCGTTGGAGATCTGGGGACTGCTGCCGCGTCCCGTCCAGAAGGACATCATTGAGAAGAAGATCAAGTTCTATGTGATTGATGCCTATGAAGTGGCGAAGGCCACGGGCATGGGATCGCGCATCAACACCGTGATGCAGACCTGCTTCTTCGCCATCAGCGGCGTGCTGCCGCGCGAAGAGGCGATTGCACAGATCAAGAAGGCGATCGTCAAGACCTACGGCAAGCGCGGCGAGTCGGTAGTCCAGAAGAACTTCGCGGCCGTCGACCAGTCGCTGGCCAACCTGCACCAGGTGGAAGTTCCGGCCGAGATCTCCAGCACGCAGATGCTGCGGCCTTCGGTGCCTTCGCAGGCGCCCGAGTTTGTCCGCGATGTGCTGGGCATGATGATTTCGGGCGATGGCGACAGCCTGCCGGTGTCGGCGATGCCGATTGACGGCACCTACCCCAGCGGCACGGCGCAGTGGGAAAAGCGCAACATCGCTCTCGAGATCCCGGTGTGGGACGAGAACCTCTGTATCCAGTGCGGCAAGTGCGTCCTGGTTTGCCCCCACGCCACGATCCGAGCCAAGATCTACGACAAATCGGCCCTGGAAGGCGCACCGTCGACCTTCAAGTCGGTTCCGGCACGCTGGAAAGACTACAAGGAGTCTGGTTATACGCTGCAGGTTGCTCCGGAAGACTGCACGGGTTGCGGCCTCTGCGTGGAAGCCTGCCCGGCGAAGTCGAAGACGGAAGTGAAGCACCGCGCCATCAACATGACGGCACAGCCCGCGCTGCGCGAGTCCGAGGCGGCGAGCTGGGACTTCTTCCTGGGCCTGCCCGAGTTCGATCGCACGAAGCTGAGCCAGGGCCAGGTGAAGGATCTGCAGATCTTCCAGCCCCTGTTCGAATTCTCGGGCGCCTGCTCAGGCTGCGGCGAGACGCCTTACGTCAAGCTGCTGACACAGTTGTTCGGCGACCGTACGATGATTGCGAACGCGACGGGCTGCTCGTCGATCTACGGCGGCAACCTGCCGACCACGCCTTACACGTTCAACAACGAGGGCCGCGGTCCGGCCTGGTCAAACTCGCTGTTCGAAGACAACGCCGAGTTTGGCCTGGGTATGCGGATGGCGGTGGACCAACAGGTCATCTACGCCAAGGAACTGGTGAACCGCTTCGCCGTGAAGCTGGGTGAGAACCTGGTGAAGGAGCTGCTGGAAGCCGATCAAGCGACGGAAGCCGGCATCTTCGCCCAGCGCGAACGCGTACTCGCCCTGAAAGGCCGGGTGCAGGAGCTGTTGAGCGCCGGTGCGAACGGCAGCGGCAACGCACTGCGCGACCTGCTGGGCGTGGCGGATGCGCTGGTCAAGAAGAGCGTCTGGATCCTGGGCGGCGACGGCTGGGCCTACGACATCGGCTACGGCGGACTGGATCACGTGCTGGCCTCCGGCAAGAACGTGAACATCCTGGTGCTGGACACGGAAGTCTACTCGAACACGGGCGGACAGTGCTCCAAGTCGACGCCGCGCGGCGCGGTGGCGAAGTTCGCAGCCGGCGGCAAGCCGTCGGGCAAGAAAGACCTGGCCATGATGGCGGTGGCTTACGGCAACTGCTATGTGGCGCGGGTGGCGATGGGCTCCAGCGACATGCAGACGGTGAAGGCCTTTATCGAGGCCGAGAAGTGGGATGGTCCGTCGATCATCATCGCCTACAGCCACTGCATTGCTCACGGCTATGACCTGAAGTTCGGCCTGGAACAGCAGAAACTGGCTGTGCAGACCGGTCACTGGCCCATGTTCCGGTACAACCCGGCGCTGGCGCTGGATGGCAAGAATCCGTTCGTCCTCGACTGCAAGGCTCCGTCCCTGCCGCTCGACAAGTACATCTACAACGAGACCCGCTACACGATGCTCGTCCATTCGAAGCCGGATGACGCCCGCCGTCTCCTGGCCGAGGCGCAGGCCGACGTCATGAACCGCTGGCGCATCTACGAACAGATGGCGGCCATGCCGGGCGCGGAGACCAAGACCACCGAAGGAGGGAAGTAA
- a CDS encoding POTRA domain-containing protein: MLHFRTVVLALTAWTLALPAQPRIGQIEIYGTRKIPQDKIRKALGLSPGDPLTKPKGEIEDTLESIDGVVQAQVEAFCCEQGKPILYVGILERGARNVQYRSFPDQDLALPDEVTRAYAVFTTALERASAEGDLKEDLSNGYSIMQNPACQAAQAKFVDLAEKHLVVLRNILKNARNSEARAIAAYVIGYAPDKAAVIGDVQLAMQDPDGGVRANAARTIRGFAFYSFARPNANLKVQATWFVELANSIELGDRLEAAKGLLLFTEKRDETVLANIRDRAMPSLLEMAHWQYLAHALPAFLVVGRVSGLTDEELEKAWSDGDRDKILKSIEKPAKK; encoded by the coding sequence ATGCTTCATTTCCGGACCGTCGTGCTGGCCTTGACCGCCTGGACGCTCGCTCTGCCGGCCCAGCCGCGGATCGGGCAGATCGAGATCTACGGCACGCGCAAAATTCCACAGGACAAGATTCGCAAGGCCCTCGGGTTATCCCCCGGTGACCCCCTCACCAAGCCGAAAGGGGAGATCGAGGACACTCTCGAGTCCATCGACGGAGTCGTACAGGCCCAGGTCGAAGCCTTCTGCTGCGAACAGGGCAAACCTATCCTCTATGTCGGGATCCTGGAGCGCGGCGCGCGAAACGTCCAATACCGGTCCTTCCCCGACCAGGACTTAGCCCTGCCCGACGAAGTCACCCGCGCTTACGCCGTCTTCACCACCGCCCTGGAACGCGCCTCGGCCGAAGGCGATCTCAAGGAGGACCTCTCCAACGGCTACTCCATCATGCAGAACCCGGCCTGTCAGGCCGCCCAGGCGAAGTTCGTCGACCTCGCCGAGAAGCATCTGGTGGTCCTCCGCAACATTCTAAAGAACGCGCGCAACTCCGAAGCCCGCGCCATCGCCGCCTACGTCATCGGCTACGCGCCCGACAAAGCCGCTGTCATCGGCGATGTCCAACTCGCCATGCAGGATCCGGACGGCGGCGTCCGCGCCAATGCCGCGCGAACTATTAGAGGCTTTGCTTTCTATAGCTTCGCTCGTCCGAACGCCAATCTGAAGGTGCAGGCCACCTGGTTCGTGGAACTCGCCAATTCCATTGAGCTCGGCGACCGCCTCGAGGCCGCCAAGGGCTTGCTGCTCTTCACCGAGAAGCGCGACGAGACCGTCCTCGCCAACATCCGCGACCGCGCCATGCCCTCCCTGCTGGAAATGGCCCACTGGCAATACCTCGCACATGCCTTGCCTGCGTTCCTCGTCGTCGGCCGGGTTTCCGGTCTCACCGACGAAGAACTCGAAAAGGCCTGGTCGGACGGCGATCGCGACAAGATCCTCAAGTCCATCGAGAAACCGGCGAAGAAGTAA
- a CDS encoding dihydroorotate dehydrogenase-like protein has product MDLSTGYLGLKLRSPLVASSSPFCKDIGNILRLEDSGASAVVLHSLFEEQIQVESGELDRFLTETSDSYGEAVSYFPEMTSYNFGPEPYLNHLRKAKESVDIPVIGSLNGVSTGGWIRYAQMMEQAGADAIELNIYYLPTELEMPSGKVEEMYFDLVSHVKASVRIPVAVKLGPFFTAFAHLATRLDAAGADGLVLFNRFYQPDFDLEALEVVPNLMLSDSQELRLRLHWTALLYNRIRPDLAITGGVHTAEDAVKGVMAGARCTMMTSALLRHGIPYLEKVEEDLLDWMEEHEYESIGQMRGSMSSQSVAEPAAFERANYMKVLSSYALKPATR; this is encoded by the coding sequence ATTGACCTCAGCACCGGATACCTCGGACTCAAGCTCCGCTCACCCTTAGTGGCGTCATCCTCGCCATTCTGCAAGGACATCGGCAATATTCTCCGGCTGGAAGACTCAGGCGCTTCGGCCGTGGTGCTGCACTCGCTGTTTGAGGAGCAGATCCAGGTGGAGAGCGGCGAACTCGACCGCTTCCTCACGGAGACCTCCGATAGCTACGGCGAGGCCGTCAGCTACTTCCCGGAGATGACCTCCTACAATTTCGGACCGGAGCCGTACCTGAACCATCTGCGGAAGGCGAAGGAATCGGTGGACATCCCGGTGATCGGGAGCCTGAACGGCGTCTCGACGGGCGGGTGGATCCGGTACGCACAGATGATGGAACAGGCCGGGGCCGACGCCATCGAACTGAACATCTACTACCTGCCGACCGAGCTCGAAATGCCGTCCGGCAAAGTGGAAGAGATGTACTTCGACCTGGTGAGCCATGTGAAGGCCAGTGTGCGCATCCCTGTAGCCGTCAAGCTTGGACCGTTCTTCACGGCCTTCGCCCACCTGGCTACACGCCTGGATGCGGCGGGCGCCGACGGCCTGGTGCTGTTCAATCGCTTCTATCAACCGGACTTCGACCTGGAAGCCCTGGAAGTGGTTCCGAACCTGATGCTGAGCGATTCGCAGGAGTTACGCCTGCGTCTGCACTGGACCGCGCTGCTGTACAACCGGATCCGTCCGGACCTGGCGATCACGGGTGGCGTACACACGGCGGAAGATGCGGTGAAGGGTGTCATGGCCGGCGCACGCTGCACCATGATGACTTCGGCGCTGCTGCGTCACGGTATTCCGTACCTGGAGAAGGTGGAAGAAGACCTGCTCGACTGGATGGAAGAGCACGAGTATGAATCCATCGGCCAGATGAGAGGTTCGATGAGTTCCCAGTCGGTGGCCGAACCAGCGGCCTTCGAACGCGCGAACTACATGAAGGTGCTTTCCAGCTACGCGCTGAAACCCGCGACGCGCTAA
- a CDS encoding MFS transporter: MLLIADILGILTYGMIAAMLGTILPELSKKFGLSPKQNGNIGMAQAIGLMIGSFCAGPLMDLEGKKLGMLLALTIITVALVGLRSASGYGSVAGLMLLLGTGGGALVTAAFALAGDISVPWLQGAAVFNAVNLFFGLGGLITPLVAARLFQNNANRLLIFAASIAVIALAVNGMTAMSPPSGKVAFQADQVSILISSPVLLLLSLALFLYVACEVGVWNWLARHLIAQGVPESKALTILSLGFALGLLLGRIAVVPVLASVTPKMVLFGAGIAMAITTYLMLQTGNPRTAWIFVFLGGLAMAPVFPTALGLVGGAFKAQGLDSTATGLASTAGWLGLVISSPVIGGMAGDDPKKLKKALLLLPIASAIMAVVILAL, encoded by the coding sequence ATGTTACTTATCGCTGACATCCTAGGCATCCTCACCTATGGCATGATCGCCGCCATGCTGGGCACCATCCTGCCCGAGTTGTCCAAGAAGTTTGGGCTGTCCCCTAAACAGAATGGCAACATCGGAATGGCCCAGGCGATCGGATTGATGATCGGCTCCTTCTGCGCCGGGCCCCTGATGGACCTGGAAGGCAAGAAGTTGGGCATGCTGCTCGCGCTGACCATCATCACCGTGGCCCTCGTCGGCCTGCGTTCGGCCAGTGGCTATGGCTCAGTGGCCGGTCTGATGCTGCTGCTCGGCACTGGCGGCGGCGCGCTGGTAACAGCGGCCTTCGCTCTCGCCGGCGACATCAGCGTCCCGTGGTTGCAGGGCGCGGCCGTCTTCAATGCGGTCAACCTGTTCTTTGGTCTCGGCGGCCTCATCACTCCGCTCGTGGCGGCCCGGCTGTTCCAGAACAATGCCAACCGCCTGCTGATCTTCGCTGCCTCCATCGCCGTCATCGCCCTCGCCGTCAACGGCATGACCGCGATGAGCCCGCCCAGTGGCAAAGTCGCGTTCCAGGCTGACCAGGTTTCGATCCTGATCAGCAGCCCCGTTCTCCTGCTGCTCTCGTTGGCCCTGTTCCTCTATGTGGCCTGCGAAGTGGGCGTGTGGAACTGGCTGGCGCGCCACCTCATCGCCCAGGGCGTGCCGGAGTCCAAGGCGCTCACCATCCTCTCACTCGGCTTTGCTCTCGGCCTGCTGCTGGGCCGCATCGCCGTCGTACCCGTCCTGGCCAGCGTGACTCCGAAGATGGTCCTCTTCGGCGCCGGCATCGCCATGGCGATCACCACTTACCTGATGCTCCAGACCGGCAATCCGAGAACCGCCTGGATCTTCGTCTTCCTCGGCGGCCTCGCCATGGCTCCGGTGTTCCCAACGGCACTCGGCCTCGTGGGCGGCGCCTTCAAGGCTCAGGGCCTCGACTCCACGGCCACCGGCCTCGCTTCCACCGCTGGCTGGTTGGGCCTGGTTATCAGCTCCCCCGTCATTGGCGGCATGGCCGGCGACGATCCAAAGAAGCTCAAGAAGGCCCTGTTGCTGCTGCCAATTGCATCGGCCATCATGGCGGTCGTGATTCTTGCCTTGTAA
- a CDS encoding TonB-dependent receptor plug domain-containing protein, with protein sequence MFPGTLVRVLTFFLLLAAARGQTPVRGQVRDAQGGEPLARVQCALHCGERVAVQRSGTDGRFEFAEGAGLGCSVTLTLVGYRPLRLEIDGTAELDLALTPDSLARRDSVDVHAGPFEVTQSASASERTLTGAEMKNLAGVLVDDPLRAVQSLPGVASSNDFIAQFSVRGSAFDRVGIFLDGVLLHSPFHTVQSQEETGSLSMLQADLVEELTLHAGAPPVEYQDRSASALDIRLREGSREGPAVRINVGVASTAVILEGPLGSDRRGSWLVSVRRSYLQYLLRRTSAADSLAFGFFDTQGKLSYDLSRRNALTLGFMDGLSDLDRSHVRATLGVNAIMDGTYHVSALNLGWRYTPSSDLQVTNRLAWIRERSDNRNNLELPLAAQGYGEWVWNPALVWSWKPKAPLQAGGSFRRLHDDGFSARYNFNPLAVRRRDNWRGTGLRAGGFVQQDWIAGPLTLTAGVRVDGYSEAGPTALSPHGSALLRVGPATRLQLAWSQAVQYPALLPLRIENMGNRFLLPERANHTVAAVEQALGERTRLRAEFFYRADRDLITQPLLDPRVLPDGQIFIPPASPQYLNSERGTARGFEVFLQRRTANRLSGWVSYGYVKTAMRDGVTGASYPADYEQRHTMNAYSSYRLRPSLNLSARYSYGSNFPVPGFFRQTDPATYVLNSVRNAVRLPEYHRADLRINKSFQWRSWRSVLFVEVANLTNHENVTFDSFNGFNSRTGQASPTFLKLFPIVPAAGLMLEWDARLRRK encoded by the coding sequence ATGTTTCCAGGCACGCTGGTTCGGGTGCTGACGTTCTTTCTGTTGCTGGCTGCAGCGCGTGGGCAGACACCGGTGCGCGGCCAGGTTCGCGATGCGCAGGGCGGCGAGCCGCTGGCGCGGGTGCAGTGCGCATTGCACTGCGGCGAACGCGTGGCGGTGCAGCGCTCCGGCACGGATGGGCGGTTTGAATTCGCGGAAGGCGCGGGGCTGGGCTGCTCAGTGACGCTCACCCTCGTAGGTTACCGGCCACTGCGGCTGGAGATCGACGGCACGGCGGAGTTAGACCTGGCGCTGACGCCCGACTCATTGGCGCGGCGTGACTCAGTGGATGTCCACGCGGGTCCCTTTGAGGTCACTCAATCGGCCAGCGCTTCCGAACGGACACTGACCGGCGCGGAGATGAAGAACCTGGCCGGCGTGCTGGTGGACGACCCGCTGCGCGCGGTGCAATCGCTGCCTGGGGTCGCGTCGTCGAACGACTTCATCGCCCAGTTCTCGGTGCGCGGCTCAGCCTTTGACCGGGTGGGGATCTTCCTGGATGGCGTGCTGCTGCACAGTCCGTTTCACACGGTGCAGAGCCAGGAGGAGACGGGCTCGCTGTCGATGCTGCAGGCGGACCTGGTGGAGGAGTTGACGCTGCATGCGGGGGCACCGCCGGTGGAGTATCAGGACCGGTCGGCTTCGGCGCTGGACATCCGGCTGCGCGAGGGCAGCAGGGAGGGACCGGCGGTCCGCATCAACGTGGGCGTGGCGAGCACGGCCGTGATCCTGGAAGGGCCGCTGGGCAGCGACCGGCGTGGGTCGTGGCTGGTGTCAGTGCGCCGCAGCTACCTGCAGTATCTGTTGCGCCGCACGTCGGCGGCGGATTCGCTGGCGTTCGGATTCTTTGACACGCAAGGCAAGCTCAGCTACGACCTGTCCCGCAGGAATGCGCTGACGCTGGGCTTCATGGATGGGCTATCGGATCTGGACCGCTCCCACGTGCGGGCGACATTGGGTGTGAACGCCATTATGGACGGCACGTATCACGTGTCGGCGCTGAACCTGGGTTGGCGGTACACCCCCAGTTCGGACCTGCAAGTGACGAATCGGCTGGCCTGGATCCGGGAACGTTCGGACAACCGGAACAACCTGGAACTGCCGCTGGCCGCACAAGGCTACGGCGAGTGGGTCTGGAATCCGGCCCTGGTTTGGAGCTGGAAGCCAAAGGCGCCGCTGCAGGCGGGCGGATCGTTCCGCAGGCTGCATGACGACGGCTTCTCAGCTCGCTACAACTTCAACCCGCTGGCGGTGCGGCGCCGGGACAACTGGCGCGGAACGGGGCTTCGAGCGGGCGGGTTCGTCCAACAGGACTGGATCGCGGGACCACTGACACTGACGGCCGGGGTGCGGGTCGATGGCTACTCGGAGGCGGGGCCGACGGCACTCTCGCCGCATGGGTCCGCACTATTGCGGGTGGGTCCCGCCACGCGGCTGCAACTCGCCTGGAGCCAGGCGGTGCAGTATCCGGCACTGCTGCCCTTGCGCATCGAGAATATGGGCAACCGGTTTCTGCTGCCGGAACGGGCCAACCACACGGTGGCCGCGGTGGAGCAGGCGCTGGGCGAGCGCACACGGTTGCGGGCCGAGTTCTTCTACCGCGCGGACCGCGACCTGATCACCCAGCCGCTGCTGGATCCGCGGGTGCTGCCGGACGGGCAGATCTTCATTCCTCCCGCGAGCCCGCAGTATCTGAACTCAGAGCGAGGCACGGCGCGCGGCTTTGAGGTGTTCCTGCAGCGCCGCACGGCGAACCGACTGTCGGGCTGGGTCTCGTATGGGTATGTGAAGACGGCGATGCGGGACGGTGTCACGGGTGCGAGCTACCCGGCCGACTATGAGCAGCGCCACACGATGAACGCCTACTCGAGTTACCGGCTGCGGCCCAGCCTGAACCTGAGCGCGCGGTACTCGTATGGCAGCAACTTCCCGGTACCGGGCTTCTTCCGTCAGACCGATCCTGCCACCTATGTGCTGAACAGCGTCAGGAACGCGGTGCGGCTGCCTGAGTATCACCGGGCGGATCTGCGGATCAACAAGTCGTTCCAATGGAGGTCGTGGCGCAGCGTCCTGTTCGTGGAAGTGGCGAATCTCACCAACCACGAGAACGTGACGTTCGACTCCTTCAATGGATTCAACAGCCGGACGGGCCAGGCGTCGCCCACGTTCCTGAAGCTCTTTCCAATTGTGCCGGCGGCGGGGCTGATGCTGGAGTGGGATGCGCGGCTGCGGCGCAAATAG